From a region of the Heliangelus exortis chromosome 19, bHelExo1.hap1, whole genome shotgun sequence genome:
- the PGAM5 gene encoding serine/threonine-protein phosphatase PGAM5, mitochondrial isoform X1, translating into MSFRRALALAACGLAGGSVLFSAVAVGKQPARGSGGDAEPRPGGSPAASVPPASAAPPGLLLLPPAAASCPPAPGWIERPAGTGGYWDSNWDRREPLALINLKKKNEETGEEELASRLNRYKAKATRHIFLIRHSQYNLDGWADKDRTLTPLGREQAELTGHRLASLGLKFDQIIYSSMTRATETTEIISKHLPGVKKISTDLLREGAPIEPDPPVSHWKPEAVQYYEDGARIEAAFRNFIHRADVKQEEDSYEIFVCHANVIRYIVCRALQFPPEGWLRMSLNNGSITHLVIRPNGRVALRTLGDTGFMPPEKITRT; encoded by the exons ATGTCGTTCCGCCGTGCCCTGGCGCTGGCAGCCTGCGGGCTGGCGGGCGGCTCCGTCCTCTTCTCCGCCGTGGCCGTGGGCAAGCAGCCGGCCCGAGGCAGCGGTGGCGACGCCGAACCGCGGCCGGGGGGCTCTCCCGCCGCCTCCGTTCCCCCCGCCTCCGCCGCGCCGCCgggtttgctgctgctgccgcccgccgccgcctcctgcCCGCCGGCTCCCGGTTGGATCGAGAGACCCGCCGGTACCGGCGGATACTGGGACAGCAACTGGGACAG ACGTGAACCACTGGCTCTTATCaacctcaaaaagaaaaatgaagagactGGGGAGGAGGAACTTGCCTCACGCTTGAATCGCTACAAAGCAAAAGCCACCAGGCACATATTCCTCATCCGTCATTCCCAGTATAATTTGGATGGCTGGGCTGATAAAGACAGAACTCTGACCCCACTTG GTCGAGAGCAGGCTGAACTGACTGGACACAGGCTGGCAAGTTTGGGATTGAAATTTGATCAGATTATCTACTCCTCCATGACCAGAGCAACTGAAACAACTGAAATCATAAGCAAACACCTCC caggAGTCAAAAAAATCAGTACTGATCTGCTGAGAGAGGGAGCACCTATAGAACCAGACCCTCCAGTCTCACATTGGAAACCAGAAGCTGTG CAGTATTATGAAGATGGAGCTCGGATTGAGGCCGCGTTTCGGAACTTCATCCACAGAGCTGATGTGAAGCAGGAAGAAGACAGCTACGAGATCTTTGTCTGCCACGCCAACGTCATCCGATACATTGTCTGCAG agcTTTGCAGTTCCCCCCAGAGGGCTGGCTGAGAATGTCTCTGAACAATGGCAGCATCACTCACTTGGTGATCCGTCCCAATGGCAGAGTGGCCCTGAGGACATTGGGTGACACAGGGTTCATGCCTCCAGAGAAAATCACACGCACCTGA
- the PGAM5 gene encoding serine/threonine-protein phosphatase PGAM5, mitochondrial isoform X2, which yields MSFRRALALAACGLAGGSVLFSAVAVGKQPARGSGGDAEPRPGGSPAASVPPASAAPPGLLLLPPAAASCPPAPGWIERPAGTGGYWDSNWDRREPLALINLKKKNEETGEEELASRLNRYKAKATRHIFLIRHSQYNLDGWADKDRTLTPLGREQAELTGHRLASLGLKFDQIIYSSMTRATETTEIISKHLPGVKKISTDLLREGAPIEPDPPVSHWKPEAVYYEDGARIEAAFRNFIHRADVKQEEDSYEIFVCHANVIRYIVCRALQFPPEGWLRMSLNNGSITHLVIRPNGRVALRTLGDTGFMPPEKITRT from the exons ATGTCGTTCCGCCGTGCCCTGGCGCTGGCAGCCTGCGGGCTGGCGGGCGGCTCCGTCCTCTTCTCCGCCGTGGCCGTGGGCAAGCAGCCGGCCCGAGGCAGCGGTGGCGACGCCGAACCGCGGCCGGGGGGCTCTCCCGCCGCCTCCGTTCCCCCCGCCTCCGCCGCGCCGCCgggtttgctgctgctgccgcccgccgccgcctcctgcCCGCCGGCTCCCGGTTGGATCGAGAGACCCGCCGGTACCGGCGGATACTGGGACAGCAACTGGGACAG ACGTGAACCACTGGCTCTTATCaacctcaaaaagaaaaatgaagagactGGGGAGGAGGAACTTGCCTCACGCTTGAATCGCTACAAAGCAAAAGCCACCAGGCACATATTCCTCATCCGTCATTCCCAGTATAATTTGGATGGCTGGGCTGATAAAGACAGAACTCTGACCCCACTTG GTCGAGAGCAGGCTGAACTGACTGGACACAGGCTGGCAAGTTTGGGATTGAAATTTGATCAGATTATCTACTCCTCCATGACCAGAGCAACTGAAACAACTGAAATCATAAGCAAACACCTCC caggAGTCAAAAAAATCAGTACTGATCTGCTGAGAGAGGGAGCACCTATAGAACCAGACCCTCCAGTCTCACATTGGAAACCAGAAGCTGTG TATTATGAAGATGGAGCTCGGATTGAGGCCGCGTTTCGGAACTTCATCCACAGAGCTGATGTGAAGCAGGAAGAAGACAGCTACGAGATCTTTGTCTGCCACGCCAACGTCATCCGATACATTGTCTGCAG agcTTTGCAGTTCCCCCCAGAGGGCTGGCTGAGAATGTCTCTGAACAATGGCAGCATCACTCACTTGGTGATCCGTCCCAATGGCAGAGTGGCCCTGAGGACATTGGGTGACACAGGGTTCATGCCTCCAGAGAAAATCACACGCACCTGA